In Streptomyces sp. 840.1, one DNA window encodes the following:
- a CDS encoding substrate-binding domain-containing protein, translating to MNAMTRRIVIGTAAVSMAVSLAACGKAGDDKDSGSGGDSKTIGLLLPENKTTRYETFDRPMIEAKIKALCADCDVKYNNAGGDAETQKKQFDSLVTQGVKVIILDTVDYKAVKSWVQQADKKGVKVVAYDRLAEGPISAYISYDNEKIGRLQGEALVKALGPKAKSSNVVMINGSPLDPNAPFFKKGAHSVLDTQVKKVVYEQDIPDWSPDEANKKMGAALDSLGKNGFQGVYSANDGMAGGIITALKKQGVKVPVGGQDSELAGLQRILAGEQSFSIYKQIKPQADTTAGIAVKLLKGEKFDDLVNTKVDSLSGEFKATPSRLYDATVVTKENIGSTIVADKVYKASEICTPEYKKACEAAGIK from the coding sequence ATGAACGCAATGACGCGACGCATCGTCATAGGCACGGCCGCGGTTTCCATGGCCGTCTCCCTCGCAGCCTGCGGCAAGGCGGGCGACGACAAGGACAGCGGTAGCGGTGGTGACAGCAAGACCATCGGCCTGCTGCTGCCGGAGAACAAGACCACGCGTTACGAGACCTTCGACCGCCCGATGATCGAGGCGAAGATCAAGGCGCTCTGCGCCGACTGCGACGTCAAGTACAACAACGCCGGCGGCGACGCGGAGACCCAGAAGAAGCAGTTCGACTCGCTGGTCACCCAGGGCGTCAAGGTCATCATCCTGGACACGGTCGACTACAAGGCCGTGAAGTCCTGGGTCCAGCAGGCCGACAAGAAGGGCGTGAAGGTCGTCGCGTACGACCGTCTCGCCGAGGGCCCGATCTCCGCGTACATCAGCTACGACAACGAGAAGATCGGCCGCCTCCAGGGCGAGGCGCTCGTCAAGGCGCTGGGCCCCAAGGCGAAGAGCAGCAACGTCGTCATGATCAACGGCTCGCCGCTCGACCCGAACGCCCCCTTCTTCAAGAAGGGCGCGCACAGCGTCCTGGACACCCAGGTCAAGAAGGTCGTCTACGAGCAGGACATCCCGGACTGGTCGCCGGACGAGGCGAACAAGAAGATGGGTGCCGCCCTCGACTCGCTGGGCAAGAACGGCTTCCAGGGCGTCTACTCCGCGAACGACGGCATGGCCGGTGGCATCATCACCGCCCTCAAGAAGCAGGGCGTGAAGGTCCCGGTCGGCGGTCAGGACTCCGAGCTCGCCGGTCTGCAGCGCATCCTCGCGGGTGAGCAGTCCTTCTCGATCTACAAGCAGATCAAGCCGCAGGCGGACACCACCGCGGGCATCGCGGTGAAGCTCCTCAAGGGCGAGAAGTTCGACGACCTGGTCAACACCAAGGTCGACAGCCTCTCGGGCGAGTTCAAGGCCACCCCGTCGCGGCTGTACGACGCCACGGTCGTGACCAAGGAGAACATCGGCTCCACGATCGTCGCGGACAAGGTCTACAAGGCCTCCGAGATCTGCACCCCCGAGTACAAGAAGGCGTGCGAAGCCGCCGGTATCAAGTAA
- a CDS encoding ATP-binding cassette domain-containing protein, with protein sequence MIHVSATPVLALRGISKRFGAVQALTDVNLEIHPGEVVALVGDNGAGKSTLVKTISGVHPIDEGAIEWEGGTVRINRPNDAQDLGIATVYQDLALCDNLDVVANLFLGNELRSVSVLDEIAMEKRAKELLDTLSIRIPSVRIPVASLSGGQRQVVAIARALIGDPKVVILDEPTAALGVEQTAQVLDLVERLRERGHGVILISHNMADVNAVADRVAVLRLGRNNGVFDVKTTSHEEVIAAITGATDNAVTRRQARTVTKEDAK encoded by the coding sequence ATGATTCACGTGTCCGCTACGCCCGTGCTGGCGTTGCGCGGAATCTCCAAGCGGTTCGGCGCCGTTCAGGCGCTCACCGATGTGAACCTGGAGATTCACCCCGGCGAAGTGGTTGCCCTGGTCGGCGACAACGGCGCCGGCAAGTCAACCCTTGTCAAGACCATCTCGGGTGTCCACCCGATCGACGAAGGCGCCATCGAGTGGGAGGGCGGGACGGTCCGGATCAACCGGCCGAACGACGCCCAGGACCTCGGAATCGCCACCGTCTACCAGGACTTGGCCCTCTGCGACAACCTCGATGTCGTCGCCAACCTCTTCCTCGGCAACGAACTGCGCAGCGTCTCCGTCCTCGACGAGATCGCGATGGAGAAGCGCGCCAAGGAACTGCTGGACACCCTGTCCATCCGGATCCCCAGCGTCCGCATACCGGTCGCCTCGCTCTCCGGTGGTCAGCGTCAGGTCGTGGCCATCGCCCGCGCCCTGATCGGCGACCCCAAGGTCGTCATCCTCGACGAGCCGACCGCCGCGCTCGGCGTCGAGCAGACCGCCCAGGTCCTCGACCTCGTGGAGCGGCTGCGCGAGCGGGGCCACGGCGTCATCCTCATCAGCCACAACATGGCCGACGTGAACGCCGTCGCGGACCGGGTCGCGGTGCTCCGTCTGGGCCGCAACAACGGCGTCTTCGACGTCAAGACCACCTCCCACGAAGAGGTCATCGCCGCGATCACCGGCGCCACGGACAATGCCGTCACGCGCCGCCAGGCACGCACAGTCACGAAGGAGGACGCAAAGTGA